From the genome of Aerococcus urinaehominis:
TGATTTAACCAGCCTAAGTGTCTTTGCCGGAGTGGTTGGTGTCGGCGTTGGTTTTGGTATTCAAAATATCATGAATAATTTTATTTCCGGTTTAATTATTCTCTTTACCCGTCCCATTCGAGTAGGAGACCGGATTGATATTGATGATGTCGTTGCGACTGTTGAAGAAATTCGCATTCGCGAAACAATTGTGCGTACGCGTCGCAATGAGCGAATGCTTATCCCCAATTCTTATTTCTTAGAAAATGCTTTTACTAATCGGTCTTTTGCTGACCAAGAATTACGGGTCACAGCAAATATTGGTGTTGATTACGATTCAGATTTAGAATTGACAAAGGCGCTAATGATACAAGCTTTAAAAAACACTCAAAGAGCTTATCCAGAAATTTTAGATTCCCCCGAGCCACGAGTATTTTTAACAGAATTTGCTGACTATGCCATCAATTTCGAAATGTGGTTTTGGATTAGCCAGCAAGATAATGAAAGAGAATTTATCGTCAAAAGCCAGGTCTATTTTGAAATCAATCGACTTTTTAAAGAACACGGCATCAATTTCCCATTCCCTCGCCAGGATATTCATTTATTAAATCAAGATTAAAAAAACCCCGTATCCATCTTATACGGGGGTGGTTAAACCACTAAACGCAACTTTGGTGATTTTTTATTTCCAAACTGGCAAACACCCGCTGGCTTATAAAATATCATCCTTGTACAGGTCACATTGACTCAAAATAATATCCGCTGGCCATACGGGTGTACAGCTAGTGGATAAATGAACCTAACCTAGTTTTGTAGAAAATAGTGATTTTTACCTAATTATATTTTAGCCTATTATCAGCCAAAAAGCTAAACAAATTATCATTGTATACTAAACTTTTAAATTATATATAAAGCCAAGGCGTTGACGTCTTGGCTTTATATATTTTATTCTTCTTCAACTCGACGGCTAGCCTCCTCTATAGCAAAATGGTCGGTTTGGTTATAGGCCTCTAGATGGTAGAGGCCATCTTGATAACGTACGATGGAAACTGAAGCATTATCTAACATTGAATCAATTTCAAATTCAGGTACCAGTTCATTTATCATATTACGAATTGTCATACCATGAGATACAATTAAAATATTTTGATCAGTTTCACGGTGTTTAGTAATAACATCGATGAGACCTAATTCAACTCGTAACCAAAATTCCTTAAAGTTTTCAGCATCATGAGTGGGATCTAATTCCTTCATGATATCCATTTCTTTTTTAACAATTGATCCCCCATCCTTCAACTGGTTAGAGGCTGCAAAAATACCATCAGCATTATCCCCATGAACGCGCTTGGCTACTTCAGCCCAAATAGGACCTGCTTCAAGTCCCTCGAATGATCCAAAGAACAACTCACGGAAGGCTTCTTTTTTGATTATTGGCAAGTCGGGGTCTGAAGCATGATTTTCTTGTAGAATTAACTCTGCAGTAGCTACAGTTCGCTGTAAATCACTGGTATAAACCGAATCAAAGCGAACATCAGATAGGCCACGACCAGACCGAATTGCATCTCTTTTCCCTTTTTCAGTCAGGGGAGCATCCGCCCAACCCTGCATGCGATGGTAGTGGTTGAGATAAGTTTCACCATGGCGCATAAAATAAATTGTCACACCTTTTGAAGCCATTTAATTCCTCCTAGTGGTATTTAGCTGTTGTATTTTGCTTAATTTTACCTTCCCGGTAAGCATGAAGCAATTTTTTTAAGTCTAGCACTTGTAATTCTAGACGGTCACCGACATCGGTTTCTCTAACTGTCATTCTTTCCAGTTCCCTATCCACAATTCGCCTAGTCGAAACAATGTCAGTCTCATTATTAATAGCATCTTCTACGCTGGTAAAGGCTTGGTGAGAAACTAGTTGCATGCC
Proteins encoded in this window:
- a CDS encoding histidine phosphatase family protein — translated: MASKGVTIYFMRHGETYLNHYHRMQGWADAPLTEKGKRDAIRSGRGLSDVRFDSVYTSDLQRTVATAELILQENHASDPDLPIIKKEAFRELFFGSFEGLEAGPIWAEVAKRVHGDNADGIFAASNQLKDGGSIVKKEMDIMKELDPTHDAENFKEFWLRVELGLIDVITKHRETDQNILIVSHGMTIRNMINELVPEFEIDSMLDNASVSIVRYQDGLYHLEAYNQTDHFAIEEASRRVEEE
- a CDS encoding mechanosensitive ion channel family protein, producing MVLAFKFINAVKRFLLPAIYRRYDIDRGAQATISTLFTYVVIVLVVWITLDQLHFDLTSLSVFAGVVGVGVGFGIQNIMNNFISGLIILFTRPIRVGDRIDIDDVVATVEEIRIRETIVRTRRNERMLIPNSYFLENAFTNRSFADQELRVTANIGVDYDSDLELTKALMIQALKNTQRAYPEILDSPEPRVFLTEFADYAINFEMWFWISQQDNEREFIVKSQVYFEINRLFKEHGINFPFPRQDIHLLNQD